The following proteins are encoded in a genomic region of Amphiura filiformis chromosome 18, Afil_fr2py, whole genome shotgun sequence:
- the LOC140138713 gene encoding sialidase-2-like — translation MLVLIPILLTLMVLGGAMNQNHFSMRMRIVLVILSCAVLALVWFASQMEAPLNQFYDYDKPNAIDGRSREFVPAAPIETEPEVIFYQGMSGYNTTRIPALVHHQDIFFAFAEARRDTFEDIGEMEIIMRRGVRRDWKVTWGSIQVLARKAGYRMMNPVPIVDTTIDMIALIFNAHPSWVSQWDEMAAGKFQTNLMVIKSFDLGETWTDPQEMNKETLEMMKPTVSLYAPGPGHGIQTKSGRLIVPGNYFVRTYSSEQKEFSNGTINQANVIYSDDHGRTWRPGGSINYGEHQASSDAIHSNEATIVEIEDEQLCLNARTLHPDQPRVLSFSRDEGLTFGTGQLAWALEEPGYYPEVNYTMNEVPKLHEDNFTKPANAAGCQGSMIGFPAPHHLSASKTWVVFSNPASPKFRQNMAVRISQDGCRTWSKPWTIHANASAYSDLAYFETWDAEADVHSPNIAILFEGGKGMEFPYETIRFKMFSLERMLQGLGLSTKSNVIRKG, via the exons ATGCTAGTACTGATACCAATCCTACTAACACTCATGGTACTCGGCGGCGCAATGAATCAGAATCACTTCAGTATGAGAATGCGAATCGTACTCGTGATATTGAGCTGTGCCGTGTTGGCGCTCGTCTGGTTCGCTAGTCAGATGGAGGCGCCGTTGAATCAGTTCTACGATTATGATAAGCCTAATGCGATTGATGGGCGGAGTAGGGAGTTTGTGCCAGCAGCTCCAATTGAAACAGAACCAGAAG TTATATTCTATCAAGGAATGAGTGGTTACAACACTACAAG AATACCAGCCCTTGTCCATCATCAGGACATCTTCTTTGCTTTCGCTGAGGCAAGGAGGGACACATTTGAAGACATTGGCGAGATGGAGATTATAATGAGACGTGGGGTGAGGAGAGACTGGAAAGTCACTTGGGGTTCCATCCAGGTGTTGGCAAGGAAAGCTGGATATAG aaTGATGAACCCAGTTCCCATAGTAGACACTACCATAGACATGATAGCACTAATATTTAATGCTCATCCTTCATGGGTGAGCCAGTGGGATGAAATGGCGGCAGGCAAATTCCAAACTAATCTCATGGTTATCAAG AGTTTTGATCTAGGGGAAACTTGGACAGATCCACAAGAAATGAATAAAGAAACACTAGAGATGATGAAGCCAACAGTTTCTCTGTATGCTCCAG GTCCTGGGCACGGCATTCAAACCAAATCAGGAAGACTTATTGTACCAGGCAACTACTTTGTCAGAACCTACAGCTCAGAACAAAAAG AATTTTCCAATGGCACAATAAACCAAGCTAATGTTATATACAGCGATGACCATGGTCGAACATGGAGACCTGGGGGCAGTATAAACTACGGTGAACACCAGGCATCTAGCGATGCTATACATAGTAACGAAGCTACG ATTGTCGAAATTGAAGATGAGCAGTTGTGCCTGAATGCCCGCACTTTACATCCTGACCAGCCACGGGTGCTGTCATTTAGCAGGGACGAAGGGTTAACGTTTGGCACGGGTCAACTAGCTTGGGCACTAGAAGAACCAGGGTATTATCCAGAAGTTAATTACACAATGAATGAGGTGCCAAAGTTACACGAAGATAATTTTACAAAACCAGCAAATGCTGCAGGCTGCCAG GGCAGCATGATAGGTTTTCCAGCGCCACATCATCTATCAGCATCAAAAACGTGGGTGGTGTTTTCCAATCCAGCCTCGCCCAAATTCAGACAAAACATGGCGGTACGAATAAGCCAAGATGGCTGCCGTACATGGAGCAAACCATGGACTATTCACGCAAATGCCAGTGCCTACTCGGATTTAGCGTATTTTGAAACGTGGGACGCCGAAGCGGACGTCCACTCGCCAAACATTGCAATTTTATTTGAAGGCGGAAAGGGAATGGAATTTCCCTATGAGACGATCCGATTTAAAATGTTTAGTTTAGAAAGGATGCTGCAAGGTTTGGGGCTGTCCACAAAATCAAATGTTATACGGAAAGGTTAA